A section of the Virgibacillus sp. NKC19-3 genome encodes:
- a CDS encoding Na+/H+ antiporter subunit G, with translation MSVSDIVEFLGVLLILIGSIMAVISAIGIIRFPDVYTRSHAGTKSSTLAVLLTLLGALIFFWVRDSFSVRLILGIVFVFLTAPVSGHLISRAAYRARVKMSDLTVEDELGDAIRAYEEDNDDSDKEAKGDKGE, from the coding sequence TTGAGCGTAAGTGATATAGTTGAATTCCTAGGTGTACTACTTATTTTAATCGGTAGTATTATGGCTGTCATTAGTGCGATTGGCATCATACGCTTTCCGGATGTATATACACGCTCTCATGCTGGTACCAAAAGTTCTACACTAGCTGTACTTTTGACACTATTAGGAGCACTGATCTTCTTTTGGGTACGTGACTCGTTTAGTGTACGTCTCATTTTAGGAATTGTGTTTGTATTCCTAACGGCTCCTGTATCGGGACATCTCATTAGTCGAGCTGCATACCGGGCTAGAGTAAAGATGTCTGATTTAACGGTCGAGGATGAGTTAGGCGACGCTATCCGAGCATATGAAGAAGATAACGATGATAGTGACAAGGAAGCAAAAGGCGATAAAGGGGAGTAA
- a CDS encoding Na(+)/H(+) antiporter subunit F1, translated as MIETMLFTALTLFGIAIAIALFRIVIGPSLPDRVVALDMIGVNLVSGIAIISVLLGTKSFLEVILILAILAFISTIAFSKYIERGVIIERKRDS; from the coding sequence ATGATAGAAACGATGCTCTTTACTGCGCTTACTTTATTCGGTATAGCGATAGCGATTGCCTTGTTTCGCATTGTCATTGGTCCCAGTTTGCCAGATCGGGTCGTAGCGCTTGATATGATTGGGGTCAATCTTGTATCAGGGATCGCTATTATATCTGTTTTGCTTGGGACGAAGTCGTTTCTTGAAGTTATATTAATACTGGCAATTCTGGCATTTATTAGTACGATTGCCTTCTCGAAATACATTGAGAGGGGTGTTATCATTGAACGTAAACGCGATAGTTGA
- a CDS encoding Na(+)/H(+) antiporter subunit C, with translation METLITILAGVLVTVATYLILSRNLIRVILGTAILSHASHLLIMTMGGLKTGSVPLLGEDSETFVDAVPQALILTSIVISFAVTALFLVLAYRTYQETGADKLHELRGFKDE, from the coding sequence TCACTATCCTAGCAGGGGTTTTGGTAACTGTTGCTACCTATCTGATTCTTTCCAGGAATCTGATCCGGGTTATTTTGGGGACGGCTATTCTTTCCCATGCTTCCCATTTGCTTATTATGACGATGGGTGGATTGAAGACAGGGAGTGTTCCTCTGCTTGGGGAAGATTCGGAGACTTTTGTTGATGCGGTCCCACAGGCACTTATTTTAACATCTATTGTAATAAGCTTTGCTGTGACGGCACTTTTCCTTGTATTGGCTTATCGGACATACCAAGAAACCGGGGCGGATAAACTCCATGAATTGAGAGGTTTTAAAGATGAATAA
- a CDS encoding Na+/H+ antiporter subunit D has translation MNNLLVLLMALPVLVGIVLIFLRRYVRLQRWISFSVMIINFIISIILLNQIQEQGPLRLDFGGWEPPFGIMFVADSFSVILVLTTSIVTVVCLLYAFSSIGKSYENMFFYSFVNFLVAGVNGSFLTGDLFNLYVCFEVMLLASYVLITLGGKKVQLRESIKYVAINVVSSWIFLVSIAYLYGAMGTLNFAHLSERIAESGQTPLLTVISVIFLTVFSLKAGLFLYYWLPGSYSAPPTAVAALFGALLTKVGIYAMFRVFTLLFYHEPAITHTIIGFLAGVTLVGGSIGAIAYKDIRQIVSYNVVIAVGFILVGLAVMTPEAIEGSIYYLMHDMIVKALLFLLAGTMISLTGYVRIDHMSGLIKNYPLLGWMFFIVMLSLAGVPPLSGFIGKLLIGQGAVEVESYLLLTLVFISSIFVLYSLLRVFLTSFWGETLISEDDEEPMKKGWLIPCVLLTVVTIGLGLGAETVAVYVADAANTLLNPDIYIDAVFND, from the coding sequence ATGAATAACCTGCTTGTGCTGCTAATGGCACTCCCTGTGCTTGTGGGGATCGTACTAATCTTTCTCCGCCGGTATGTCCGGTTGCAACGTTGGATCAGTTTTAGTGTCATGATTATTAATTTTATTATAAGTATCATTCTTTTAAATCAAATTCAGGAACAAGGGCCGTTGCGGCTTGATTTTGGAGGATGGGAACCACCATTTGGCATCATGTTTGTAGCGGACTCCTTTTCTGTCATTCTTGTTTTGACAACAAGTATCGTTACGGTTGTCTGTCTGTTATATGCTTTTTCCTCGATTGGGAAATCATATGAAAATATGTTCTTTTATTCTTTTGTGAACTTCCTGGTAGCAGGTGTAAATGGTTCTTTTCTAACAGGCGATTTATTTAATCTCTATGTTTGCTTTGAGGTAATGTTGCTGGCTTCTTATGTACTTATTACATTAGGTGGGAAAAAAGTTCAACTGCGGGAATCGATCAAGTATGTCGCCATTAATGTGGTGTCTTCCTGGATTTTCCTTGTTTCTATTGCTTATTTATATGGCGCGATGGGGACACTTAATTTTGCACATTTGTCAGAGCGAATTGCTGAATCAGGCCAGACGCCTTTGTTAACAGTGATTAGTGTTATCTTTCTCACTGTTTTCAGTTTAAAAGCGGGACTTTTCCTTTATTATTGGCTTCCGGGTTCCTATAGTGCGCCTCCTACTGCTGTTGCTGCACTGTTTGGCGCCTTGTTGACGAAGGTTGGCATATACGCAATGTTTCGTGTGTTCACGCTTCTCTTTTATCATGAACCTGCCATTACGCATACGATTATAGGCTTTTTAGCTGGGGTAACCCTAGTTGGGGGGAGTATTGGAGCAATTGCGTATAAAGATATCAGACAAATTGTTTCGTATAATGTTGTCATTGCTGTTGGGTTTATTTTAGTAGGGCTTGCTGTGATGACACCTGAGGCAATCGAAGGGTCTATTTATTATCTCATGCACGATATGATTGTGAAGGCATTATTATTCTTACTTGCAGGTACGATGATTTCTTTAACGGGTTATGTGAGAATTGATCATATGAGTGGACTTATTAAAAATTATCCGCTACTTGGCTGGATGTTCTTTATAGTAATGCTCTCCCTTGCCGGGGTTCCACCACTTAGTGGATTTATCGGGAAGTTGTTGATCGGACAAGGAGCAGTGGAAGTAGAGTCTTATTTGCTTTTAACACTTGTGTTTATCTCCAGTATATTTGTGTTATATTCACTCTTACGTGTTTTCCTGACCAGCTTTTGGGGGGAGACGCTTATTAGTGAGGACGATGAAGAACCAATGAAAAAAGGTTGGTTGATCCCATGTGTTCTTCTTACTGTAGTGACGATCGGCTTGGGACTTGGCGCAGAAACAGTCGCTGTTTATGTAGCAGATGCAGCAAATACACTATTAAATCCTGATATATATATTGATGCCGTTTTTAATGACTAA
- a CDS encoding Na+/H+ antiporter subunit E, translating to MPAQFLINIFIALLWMLLNDEDELRFITFLTGYLVGAAIVFLMHRLFGERFYLARFFAVIKLLFIFNVEIIQSSVHVIKHILSPKIHIRPGIFKYETELRGEWEIAALALLLTLTPGSVVLEVTPDGDAFYIHAMDVEQSKDNLIRSLYTFEKAIMEVTR from the coding sequence ATGCCTGCCCAGTTTTTAATAAATATTTTTATTGCACTCCTATGGATGCTTTTGAATGATGAAGATGAATTACGTTTTATTACATTTTTAACCGGGTATCTAGTCGGTGCTGCTATTGTATTCTTAATGCATCGTCTTTTTGGGGAACGGTTTTACCTAGCTCGATTCTTTGCAGTCATTAAATTGTTGTTTATTTTTAACGTGGAAATCATCCAGTCGAGTGTGCATGTGATTAAGCATATACTAAGTCCAAAAATACACATCAGACCGGGAATCTTCAAATATGAAACAGAGCTGAGAGGGGAATGGGAAATTGCTGCACTCGCGCTGCTTCTGACGTTAACGCCGGGATCCGTGGTGCTTGAGGTAACGCCTGATGGGGATGCATTCTACATTCATGCGATGGATGTTGAACAATCGAAAGATAATTTAATACGATCGCTATATACATTTGAAAAAGCTATTATGGAGGTGACTCGCTGA